A single Caretta caretta isolate rCarCar2 chromosome 2, rCarCar1.hap1, whole genome shotgun sequence DNA region contains:
- the ELOC gene encoding elongin-C, with protein MDGEEKTYGGCEGPDAMYVKLISSDGHEFIVKREHALTSGTIKAMLSGPGQFAENETNEVNFREIPSHVLSKVCMYFTYKVRYTNSSTEIPEFPIAPEIALELLMAANFLDC; from the exons ATGG atggagaagagaaaacaTACGGTGGGTGTGAGGGCCCTGATGCTATGTATGTGAAGTTGATATCCTCTGATGGTCATGAGTTTATTGTAAAAAGAGAGCATGCGTTAACATCAGGAACAATAAAAGCTATGTTGAGTGGTCCAG gtcagtttgctgaaaatgaaacaaatgagGTGAATTTTAGAGAGATTCCATCCCACGTCCTATCCAAAGTATGCATGTATTTCACCTACAAGGTTCGCTACACTAACAGCTCCACGGAGATTCCTGAATTCCCAATTGCACCTGAAATTGCACTGGAACTGCTGATGGCTGCAAACTTCTTAgattgttaa